The Blautia luti nucleotide sequence ATAACTTCAAAAGTACAGGAAACGCCTTCTTCTTCTGCCAGTTCTCTGGAATGTGTGATCATATCCGGTGTCAGGTCAACCCCTGTCACTTCATGGCCCATTTTTGCCAGAAGGATACTGAAAAATCCGGCTCCGCAGCCTACGTCGAGAATCTTTAATTTTCCCTTTGAAAGTTTCGGTAAAAAAGTTTTCAGTTCTTTTTTCCATTTATCAGCCATATCACTGTGAAGCTCTGCTCTTCTTTGTTTCATAAAGCTGTCGCTTCTTTTTGTCCAGTAATTCGTGATCCTCTCTTTTCGCTCATCTTTTCTGGAACTGAATTTGCCATAAGCGATCATTGGACCCTCTTTTAATACCTGCAGGCTTGCCACCTGATAAAGGATCACGCCATTTAAATCTGAATAACTTCTTTCCAGAACATTTCCTTCGTAATCTTTCGTACATCCAAGATATTCGCCGACTTTAATAAGGTCTCCCGGCTTCTTCGTCGGATACCACAAACCAAACACACTTGAAGACTGATAACGCATCTCATCAATCTCCATCGGATAATAGGTGCTGTAATTTCTCAGTTCATTATAAACGCCAATGCAGCAGAGAATGTTGTGAACGTCTTTTCTTGTGGAATAAACTTCCTCCTGTGTCCATCCACCCATCTGGCCTCTCTCGATCAGCACACTTGGGATTCCGCAGGAAGCCGCATAATTATAGGAACCACCGGAGGCTACATCAGACTTTACCATATAAGGTACATCCGCCTGCTCTGCCATCTTTCTGGACATTACAGAAACATCCGCATCTGCGCGTCCTGCATAATAAATGTATGGTGTCAGTTCTTCATAGTCATCTCCGCTGTGAATATCAATATAGAAATCTGCCTCACTGTGCAAAGACTGCGCCACTGCATAGGCCAGGCGTTCCATTCTGGTTCCTTTCGGGTTTCCCGGGAAAACACGGTTCAGGTTCTTATTATCTTCCCTGCAGATACTGCCACTTCGTTCTTCAAACTCTCTTCGACAGACTGTTTTCACAATGATCACCCTGCCATTGATCTTCTCCGGTTTCAGATTCTCAGCCAGTTCTATAGCTGCCTGAATTCCCACATGTTCTCCTGCGTGGACTGCTGCAGTGATCAGAACTGTTTTGCCCGGATTCTTTCCGCAGATCACGGTATACGGAAGTGCAAACTCTCCACCGCCAAGTTTGAGAAATCCGTTCTTTTTGGTACCTGGTGCAGTACAGAGCGAATCCAGCTCCTGTACAGCTTTCTCTTTTTCATCTGCGTTTCGATTCCAGATATCCTCTCCTTGTCTTACTGCACTGATCATAAACATCGGAGTAGAATGATAGTTCAGTTTCTCCTCCTGGCTCCACACACGCTTCCAGATTTCTGTGTCCACCGCCACAGACGAAAAACCATTTTCCTTTAACAGCTTTCTGTCCCAGGACGGTCTGTTAATGGCAGAAAGAGGCATCTGCAGTGCAATCTTCTCCATTCTGTCAATATCCGTACATAGATAATGATCATCCAGATTCTCACTCTCCACACTCTTTCTGTCCTCTTCATAAGACTGGCGCTTCTCTTCATCATAAAGATATCCGTACCAGTTCGCATCAAAATTAAGCAGCTTACCGCCCGGTTTCAGAACACGGCACCATTCTTTGTACGCCCTTTCAGGATTCTTCAGATTCCAAGTCAGATTTCTGCTGATCACAACATCAAACATATCATCTTCAAACTCCAGATTCTGCGCATCCATTTTATAAAACTTAATATTTCTGCAAAGCTCCCCTGCATTCTTCTTTGCAGTATCCAGCATCTCCTGCGTATAGTCTACCGCAGTAACCTGATACCCCGCTTCTGCCAGAATAACAGGAAAAAAGCCAGGACCTGTACCGATATCCAGAATCTTCAGCTCCTCTTTCGCTTTCTCCGGAAACTGACTCTTTAACACCTCCAGCCAGGCCTCTTTCTGCATACCGTTCAATTCTTTATGATTTACCTCTGAATACCCCTCCGCACGGGTAGTCCAGTAACTCTCAATCTCTGATAATAAATCCTTCAATCTATAATCCCTCCGCTTTCGCCTTTTTTCCTTCATTTGACAAGATTATAACAAACTCCCCTCCTGCCAGCAAGCCTACCCGGGGGATATAAATTTATGATATTCGCCAATACCAGCCAGACAGAAAAATATTTATCTTAGTGCCCGAAACCGTACCTGAAACAAATATTTTTCTTCCCGGCGTGTCCCTTTTAGTAATAAAAAACTGCCATACAGGAATCTCTCCCCATATAGCAGTCTCATTTTTTATTTCTTTAAATAGCTCCAAGAATCCTCCGGGCATTATCAACTCTCTCCTGCGTCGGCGGATTAACCCCCTCCAGTGGATAAGAAAGCCCCAGATTCTCCCATTTAAACTTACCAAGCGTATGATAAGGGAGCACCTCCACTCTCTCCACATTGGAAAGAGTATGGATAAAATCAGCTAACCGGTGCAGATATTCATCCTTATCACTTCCACCAGGCACAAGCACATGTCTGATCCATACAGGCTTCTTCATATCAGAAAGCTCACGTGCCATCGCAAGAATATTCTTATTAGAATGACCGGTAAGCTTAATATGCTCCTGCTCGTCAATCTGCTTGATATCCAACATTACAAGATCTGTATACTTCATAAGTTCCAGCCATTTGGAATGCCACGGTTCCTGCTCAGTAAAAGGATTTCCACTGGTGTCAAGATTCGTATGCACGCCCTGTGCTTTTGCTTTCTTAAAAAGCTCTGTAAGAAAATCTATCTGAAGCAATGGCTCACCACCACTTACAGTGATACCGCCTTTATTACCCCAGTAACCCTTATAACGCAAAGCTTTCTTCAGAAGCTCATCTGCAGTATAAAGCTCACCTTGGTTCATCTTCCAGGTATCCGGATTATGGCAGAACTGGCATCTCATGGCACAGCCGCTTAAAAAGATCACATATCTTACTCCGGGTCCGTCAACGGACCCGAAGCTCTCTAAAGAATGAACATAGCCTTTTATCTGTTTATTATCCATTATATCATCATCCATTAATTACATTCTGTCGTGGCAGGTTCTGGCAATAACATCTAACTGCTGCTCTCTTGTAAGGTCGATGAACTTAACAGCATATCCGGATACACGGATTGTGAAGTTTGCATACTCTTCTTTTTCCGGATGTTCCATAGCGTCGATCAGTTTCTCTTTACCAAATACGTTTACATTGAGGTGATGAGCACCCTGATCAAAGTATCCGTCAAGTACATGTACCAGATTCTCTGAACGCTCGTCATCACTGTGTCCCAGAGCATCAGGATTGATTGTCTGAGTATTGGAGATACCGTCAAGAGCATCTTCATAGTCAAGCTTAGCAACAGAGTTCAGGGAAGCAAGAAGACCGTTCTGCTCTGCTCCGTAAGATGGGTTTGCACCAGGTGCAAGAGGTTCCCCTGCTTTTCTTCCATCCGGAAGAGATCCTGTAGCCTTACCATAAACAACGTTGGAAGTAATAGTAAGGATAGATGTGGTTGGCTTGGAATCACGGTAAGTATGGATGTGTTTCAGTTTCTCAAGGAATGTAGACAGAAGAGTTGTTGCAATCTCGTCTGCTCTGTCATCATCATTACCATAACGTGGGAAGTCACCCTCAACCTGGAAATCTGTTGTAATGCCGTCTTCATCGCGGATAGCTTTAACTTTTGCATATTTGATAGCGGACAGGGAGTCTACTACATGAGAGAATCCTGCGATACCTGTTGCGAAAGAACGCTCAACCTTTGTATCGATCAGAGCCATCTCTGCAGCTTCATAGTAGTATTTGTCATGCATGTAGTGGATCATGTTCAGTGTTCCGACATACAGATGAGCCAGCCAGTCCATCATTTTATCATATTTTGCAATTACTTCATCATAGTCAAGATATTCAGAAGTGATCGGCTGATAGTTTGGTCCTACCTGCTGTTTTGTCTTCTCATCAACACCGCCGTTAATCGCGTAAAGAAGGCATTTTGCAAGGTTTGCACGAGCGCCGAAGAACTGCATCTCTTTACCTGTCTCTGTAGCAGATACACAGCAGCAGATGCTGTAGTCATCGCCCCATACCGGACGCATAACATCATCATTCTCATACTGAACAGAACTTGTTGTAACAGAAATATTTGCAGCATATTTCTTGAAGTTCTCAGGCAGTCTTGAAGAATAAAGTACTGTAAGGTTTGGTTCCGGAGCCGGTCCCATATCTTCCAGTGTGTGCAGGAAACGATAGTCGTTCTTTGTTACCATGGAACGTCCGTCCTGTCCCATACCTGCTACTTCCAGAGTTGCCCATACCGGGTCACCGGAGAATAACTGGTTGTAAGAAGGAATACGTGCAAATTTAACCATACGGAATTTCATTACCATGTGGTCAACAAGCTCCTGAGCTTCTTTCTCTGTAAGAGTTCCGTTCTGAAGATCTCTTTCAATATAAATATCAAGGAATGTGGAAATACGTCCGACACTCATTGCAGCACCGTTCTGAGTTTTGATGGCTGCAAGATATCCGAAGTACAGCCACTGGAAAGCTTCTCTTGCATCTTTGGCCGGTTTGGAGATATCATATCCATAAGATTCAGCCATAACTTTCATGCCCTTCAGAGCACGGATCTGATCAGCGATCTCTTCACGAAGCTGGAAGTCATAACGTCTCATACCCTGACGGTCGCATGCTGCGAAGTCTTTCTGTTTTCCTTCGATCAGAGCGTCGATTCCGTACAGAGCCACACGTCTGTAGTCGCCAACGATACGTCCACGTCCGTAAGTATCCGGAAGACCTGTAAGGATCTTGTTGTGACGTGCTACTTTCATCTCAGGTGTGTAGATATCAAATACACCCTGGTTGTGAGTTTTAAATTCATAGTTGTGGAAAACATCTTTAATCTTGTCACTTACTTTATATCCGTAAGTTTCACAAGCCTGCTCTGCCATTTTGATACCGCCGTATGGCATGAAAGCACGTTTCAGAGGTTTATCTGTCTGAAGACCAACAACTTTTTCAAGGTCTTTTGTTTCTTCATCAATATATCCGGGACCATATGCTGTCAGAGATGTAACTACCTCTGTCTCCATATCAAGAACTCCGCCTTTGGCACGTTCTTCTTTCTGAAGTGCCTGGAGCTTGCCCCACAGTTTGTTTGTAGCTTCTGTAGGTCCTTCCAGGAAAGAAGCATCACCGTCATATGGTGTATAGTTCATTCCAATAAAGTTACGTACATCGATTTTTTCTTTCCAACGGTTGCCCTTAAAGCCATTCCACTGTTCGAAATTTTTCATTCTTTTACCTCTTTCTCTAAAATATTTCCGCGCATCTCTCACTGGTCTGGAGTGAGATAATAAAATGTAAATTGTACTTATTTAGGACAATTTTCTGTCCATGCTGTCAGTATACGTAAACATGAGTGTTATGTCAATTAATTTCCTTTATGATTTTAATTAAATACAATTCTGATAGCTTTTCATCGGAGTTTGCTTCTTTATTGTACTTTATCGCGTACATTAAGACTTTCTTGTATTTTTATAAATACAAAAAAATACCGGTCAGGAAGTCCTCTGGACAATCTGACCGGTATCTAATTTTTGATATTTTATGTAAACTATATTATCCCCTGCCAAGCGGATATTAGCCTGACCTGCAGAAGTCAAAAAACAGCAGAAAAGAATCGGGCGTGTCGGAACAATCTAACGGTTATTGATCGCTGTTACAAGTGCATCAATAGATGCGCGAATGATATCCGCGTCTACTCCTGCACCCCAGGCAAGCGTTCCATCCGGCTTTTTGATACCGACATAAGCAATAGCTTTGGAACTTGAACTGCGCTCCAGCGCATGCTCCTGATATGTTTCCAGGGAATATTTCAGCTCATATGCCTTCTTCAGTGCATTGCTGACTGCATCAAGACGTCCGTTACCGGATGCTTCTGTAGTGATTGTCTTTCCGCGGAAAGTAGAGGTAACTTTTGTTACAATACCGCCATCTTTCTGCTGGAAATGTACTTCATTGATGCTGTACGGTTCTGTGATATTCTCAAAGGTCTGTTTAAACAGATTGAAAATTTCGTCAGGATGAAGCTCTTTATGTTTGTGGTCTGAAACAGCTTTTGTGGCATATCCCATTGCCTCACGCATTTTCGGAGGAAGGTTAAGACCGAATTTGGTCTCAAGGATATATCCCACGCCACCTTTACCGGACTGGCTGTTGATGCGGATAACATCTGCGTCATAATTTCTTCCCACATCTGTCGGGTCAATCGGAAGATACGGAACATTCCAGTGATCCGGATCCTTGTCATCTCTCCAGTGCATACCCTTGGCAATTGCATCCTGATGAGAGCCGGAAAATGCGGCAAATACAAGTGCACCACTGTACGGACTTCTTTCGCCTACTTTCATTCCGGTACATTCTTCATATATTTCACATATATGCGGCATATCAGAGAAGTCAAGTTTTGGATCTACACCCTGAGAATACATATTCATACCAAGTGTAACAATATCTACATTTCCGGTACGCTCACCGTTTCCGAACAGAGTACCCTCGATTCTGTCTGCACCTGCAAGTAATCCCATTTCAGAATCTGCAACACCGCATCCTCTGTCATTGTGCGGATGGAGAGATACGATTACATTCTCGCGGTATTTCAGATTTTCACACATATATTCTACCTGGCTTGCATATACATGCGGCATGGAATGCTGTACAGTTACAGGCAGATTGATGATGCATTTGTTATCTGCTGTAGGCTGCCATACATCAAGAACTGCATTGCATACTTCCAGAGCGTATTCCGGTTCTGTGCCTGTAAAGCTTTCAGGGCTGTACTCAAACTGGAAATTTCCTTCTGTTTCATCAGCCAGTTTCTTTAATAATGCGGCACCATCCACTGCAATCTTTAAGATTTCTTCTTTGGATTTCTTAAATACCTGTTCTCTCTGAGCTACAGAGGTGGAATTGTACACATGTACAATTGCCTTTGGTGCGCCTTTGACAGCTTCAAAAGTTTTGCGGATGATATGCTCTCTGGCCTGAGTCAGAACCTGAATAGTTACATCCTGTGGAATCAGATTCTGCTCGATCAGGGTACGCAGAAATTCATATTCTGTTTCAGAAGCAGCCGGGAAACCTACTTCGATTTCTTTAAAACCAATTTTTACAAGAAGTTTGAAGAATTCAATTTTCTGTTCCAGACTCATCGGGATTACCAGGGCCTGGTTTCCATCACGAAGATCTACGGAACACCAGATCGGTGCATTGTCTACATATTCCTTTTCTGCCCATTTCATGCATTTGACCGGCGGCATGAAATATTGTCTCTGATACTTGCTTGGATTCATCATTTTTCTCTTCCTCCATATGTATAATATATAAATATTGTGTTTGTCTCACGGGTTGGATCCGATGCCATGTTTTACCACCTGCTTCGGATAAATGACATAAAAAAATCTCTCATCCCCGCAGACTTATCTGCAAGAGACGAAAGATAAAATATCTTACGCGGTACCACTCTTATTTATGAACTACGTCATACCCTCATGGGATACGGAATGAAGCATCATTCTTATATCCTCTCCATATAACGGTGGACACCGTCTGCACCTACTCTCATTAAGATTTCAGACAGCTACTCAAAGGCGAGTTCCACAATTTCCTTCCACTGCTTCTCAGCTGCCAGCAGTTCTCTGTGCTCCGGGCCATGTGTACTATTCCTTATCATTGCATTTATACTATTCAATTCTTAATTTGATGCTGAAGTCTTTAACTAAAACTTCAGTCGGGGCAACAGGATTTGAACCTGCGACCTCACGGCCCCCAGCCGTGCGCGCTACCAAGCTACGCCATACCCCGTAACGAAATAAATTATATCAAATGTCCAGAAACATTTCAACTGTTTTTTCCGAAATAATATAGTGAAAATAAAACCCTGTAAAATACGCAGAGCGTCCAGCCGATTTCCATCTGCCAGACGCTCCGTAAAACTCCGCATGGTTGTATCTTATAATTTATGTATAAATAATCCACTCCTGAGTTTCGGTTCAAACCAGGTGGATTTCGGAGGCATCAGTCTGCCCTCGTCTGCAATCTGCATCAGATCTACCATGGAAGTGGGATACATGACAAATGCCACGCCGCCTGTCTGGTCTGCCATTCTGGCCAGTTCTGCTGCTTTATGGTTTCCACCCACAAAAGAAATTCTCTGGTCTGTCCGCGGATCTTTGATTCCCAATACAGGACTCAATACCTTGTCCTGAAGGATAGATACATCCAGCTGCTCCACTACATCCTTCTTATCATAAACATCCTGCCACGCTTTCAGATGATACCACTGTCCATCCACATACATTCCCATACAGTGCTTTTCTACCGGCTTACATGGAAATCCCGGCATCAGCATCAGTTCAAAATTGAATTTAAGTGCTCCCAGAAATGCCTTGACTGTCAGACCATTCAGATCTTTTACCACACGATTATACGGAAGGATGCACAGCTGATCATAAGGAAAAACTACAGACAGGAAAAAATTGAATTCTTCTTTTCCCGTAAATCCTGGATTCTCTTCTCTTCGTTTCAGCCCTACTTTTACCGCAGAAGCAGCACGATGATGGCCATCTGCAATATATAAAGAATCGATCCCTGCAAACTCTTCGCAGATCTGCGCTGTTACTTCCGGTGCATCGATCACCCAGACCCGATGTGCCACCTCATCCTCTTCTGTAAAATCATACGCTGCAGGATGCTCTGCTTTCCACTGCTCCATCAGTGCAAGCAGACTCTGTGGATATCTGCAGGCCAGAAAGATCGGTCCTGTATTAGCATTACAGCTGTCCACATGATGAATTCTATCCTGCTCTTTGTCCTCTCTGGTGAGCTCATGTTTCTTTACGATTCCATTTATATAATCATCTATGGAGCTGCAACCCACAATTCCTGACTGGGTTCTGCCTTTTCTTACCAATTCATAAATATAATAACACGGGGTATCATCCTGGATCAGGATTCCCTCTTTTTCCATGTTCTGAAGATTTTCTCTTGCTTTGTCGTAAACCCCTTCATCGTACAGATCAATGTCCGGTTCCAGATCCATCTCTGCTCTGTCCACATGAAGAAAAGATAATTGATTCTTCTCTCCAATCTGACGCGCTTCTTCCCTGTTTACCACATCATAAGGAAGCGCGGCTACTGCTGCCGCTTTTTCCGACGTGGGGCGAAGTGCTTTAAATGCCTGAAATACCGCCATGGTATTCCCTCCTCTCCCTGCTTCTCCCTTCCGGAGAAACCTGCTGTTTTTCTGATATATTCTATCATACTTCTATAAGGATGGCAACGTTCCTAATATTTTTTTGAAATACCTAAAAAATTTTGTATATTTCTATTGCAAAATTACAAATATATGTTATGATAGTTTTAGAAATTATTCATCGACAAGCATTTTTAAGGGAGGTCATTTTATGACAGAAGGATTAAAATGGACTATAAACGAAGTTCCGAAATCGGATGACGAACATCTGGAACTGATGTCCGAAGAAAACGTAAAGAAAGCAAATGAATTTCATAAGAGTTTCCCGCAATACAGCGTGACTCCTCTCCAGAACCTTTCTTCCCTTGCGAAGTATTTAGGAGTAAAAAATATTTTCTGTAAAGATGAGTCTTACCGTTTCGGATTAAACGCATTCAAAGTACTTGGAGGCTCCTATGCAATGGGCCGCTATATTGCTAAAGAGGTCGGCCGTGATATCAGCGAACTGCCCTACAATGTTCTCTCTTCTGATAAATTAAGAGAAGAATTCGGACAGGCTACATTCTTTACAGCAACAGACGGTAACCACGGACGTGGAGTTGCATGGGCAGCCAAACGCCTTGGTCAGAAAGCAGTCGTAAGAATGCCTAAAGGAACAACCAAAACCCGTTTCGACAACATCGCCAAAGAGGGCGCTACTGTTACGATTGAAGAAGTCAACTATGATGACTGTGTAAGAATGGCCGCTGCAGAAGCTGCCAAAACAGAACACGGAATCATCGTTCAGGATACCGCATGGGACGGATATGAAGAGATTCCATCCTGGATCATGCAGGGATACGGAACACTGGTTCTCGAAGCTGATCAGCAGTTAAAAGAAGCGGGAATTGAACGTCCGACACACGTATTCGTTCAGGCAGGTGTTGGTTCTTTAGCAGGTGCTGTAGTTGGTTACTTTGCTCATAAATATAAAGATAACCCGCCGGTTATGGCTGTCTGTGAGGCAAGCGCTGCTGATTGCCTGTACCGCTCCGCTGTTGCAAAGACAGGTGATCTGGTAAATGTTACCGGTGATCTCCAAACAATTATGGCAGGTCTTGCATGTGGCGAGGGAAATACCATCGGATGGGATATCCTGAAGAACCATGTAGATGTCTTTGCATCCTGTCCTGACTGGATGAGTGCAAAAGCAACACGTATCTACGCAAATCCACTTGGAGATGATCCACATGTTGTTTCCGGTGAATCCGGTTCTGTTCCGCTTGGTTTCTGCTTCACTGCTCTTCACGATGAAGATGCAAAAGATTTAAAAGAAGCTCTGAAGCTGGATGAGAATTCCGTAGTACTTGTTATTTCTACAGAAGGTGACACTGATCCTGTTCGTTACCGCGAGATCGTATGGGACGGATTATATGGAACAAACGAATCATTAAGTAAATAATCACAAATTTGATGAACAAACTTTGAACAGCAAATTTGTAACTAAATAATATCTTATACATATTGGGAGGTTAAAAAAATGGATTACGCAAAAATCAACGAAGCTGCAATGGGTTATAAAGATGATATGACCAGATTTCTTCGCGACCTGGTTCGAATTCCTGGCGAGAGCTGCGGTGAAAAAGGACATATCATGAGAATCAAAGAGGAAATGGAAAAAGTCGGATTTGATAAAGTTCAGATCGATCCAATGGGAAATATCCTCGGATACATGGGAACAGGTAAAACTCTGATCGGTTTCGATGCTCATATTGATACAGTAGGTATCGGTAACATCAAGAACTGGGAATTCGATCCATATGAAGGTTTCGAATCTGAAGAAGAAATCGGCGGACGTGGAACATCTGATCAGATGGGCGGTATCGTTTCTGCTGTATACGGTGCTAAGATCATGAAAGATCTTGGTCTTTTAAATGATAAATATCAGGTACTGGTAACAGGTACTGTACAGGAAGAAGATTGTGATGGCCTTTGCTGGCAGTATATCATCCACGAAGATGGTGTTCGTCCTGAATTCGTTGTTTCCACAGAGCCAACAGACGGTGGTATCTACAGAGGACAGCGTGGACGTATGGAAATCCGTGTAGATGTAAAAGGTGTTTCCTGCCATGGTTCTGCTCCGGAACGTGGTGACAACGCTATTTACAAAATGGCTGACATTCTCCGGGATATCCGTGCATTAAACGAAAACGATGCAGCTGATACTACTGAGATCAAAGGTCTTGTAAAAATGCTCGATGAGAAATACAACCCTGAATGGGAAGAAGCTCGTTTCCTTGGACGTGGTACAGTTACTACTTCCGAAATCTTCTTCACATCTCCAAGCCGCTGTGCAGTAGCTGACTCCTGCTCTGTTTCTCTTGACCGCCGTATGACAGCAGGCGAAACATGGGAAAGCTGTCTGGATGAGATCCGTGCTCTTCCGGCTGTTAAGAAATATGGCAATGACGTTACAGTGTCCATGTATGAATACAACCGTCCATCCTACACAGACCTTGTATATCCGATC carries:
- a CDS encoding methyltransferase domain-containing protein, whose protein sequence is MKDLLSEIESYWTTRAEGYSEVNHKELNGMQKEAWLEVLKSQFPEKAKEELKILDIGTGPGFFPVILAEAGYQVTAVDYTQEMLDTAKKNAGELCRNIKFYKMDAQNLEFEDDMFDVVISRNLTWNLKNPERAYKEWCRVLKPGGKLLNFDANWYGYLYDEEKRQSYEEDRKSVESENLDDHYLCTDIDRMEKIALQMPLSAINRPSWDRKLLKENGFSSVAVDTEIWKRVWSQEEKLNYHSTPMFMISAVRQGEDIWNRNADEKEKAVQELDSLCTAPGTKKNGFLKLGGGEFALPYTVICGKNPGKTVLITAAVHAGEHVGIQAAIELAENLKPEKINGRVIIVKTVCRREFEERSGSICREDNKNLNRVFPGNPKGTRMERLAYAVAQSLHSEADFYIDIHSGDDYEELTPYIYYAGRADADVSVMSRKMAEQADVPYMVKSDVASGGSYNYAASCGIPSVLIERGQMGGWTQEEVYSTRKDVHNILCCIGVYNELRNYSTYYPMEIDEMRYQSSSVFGLWYPTKKPGDLIKVGEYLGCTKDYEGNVLERSYSDLNGVILYQVASLQVLKEGPMIAYGKFSSRKDERKERITNYWTKRSDSFMKQRRAELHSDMADKWKKELKTFLPKLSKGKLKILDVGCGAGFFSILLAKMGHEVTGVDLTPDMITHSRELAEEEGVSCTFEVMDAENPDFPDETFDVIVSRNLTWTLPDAARAYKEWIRVLKPGGILINADANYGADNFADTSGLPSNHAHFTVGDAMMQECEEIKRQLPISSYVRPAWDLETLGRLGVNRFSIDLGISSRIYTRKDEFYNPTPMFLIYGEKKA
- the pflA gene encoding pyruvate formate-lyase-activating protein, whose amino-acid sequence is MDNKQIKGYVHSLESFGSVDGPGVRYVIFLSGCAMRCQFCHNPDTWKMNQGELYTADELLKKALRYKGYWGNKGGITVSGGEPLLQIDFLTELFKKAKAQGVHTNLDTSGNPFTEQEPWHSKWLELMKYTDLVMLDIKQIDEQEHIKLTGHSNKNILAMARELSDMKKPVWIRHVLVPGGSDKDEYLHRLADFIHTLSNVERVEVLPYHTLGKFKWENLGLSYPLEGVNPPTQERVDNARRILGAI
- the pflB gene encoding formate C-acetyltransferase — protein: MKNFEQWNGFKGNRWKEKIDVRNFIGMNYTPYDGDASFLEGPTEATNKLWGKLQALQKEERAKGGVLDMETEVVTSLTAYGPGYIDEETKDLEKVVGLQTDKPLKRAFMPYGGIKMAEQACETYGYKVSDKIKDVFHNYEFKTHNQGVFDIYTPEMKVARHNKILTGLPDTYGRGRIVGDYRRVALYGIDALIEGKQKDFAACDRQGMRRYDFQLREEIADQIRALKGMKVMAESYGYDISKPAKDAREAFQWLYFGYLAAIKTQNGAAMSVGRISTFLDIYIERDLQNGTLTEKEAQELVDHMVMKFRMVKFARIPSYNQLFSGDPVWATLEVAGMGQDGRSMVTKNDYRFLHTLEDMGPAPEPNLTVLYSSRLPENFKKYAANISVTTSSVQYENDDVMRPVWGDDYSICCCVSATETGKEMQFFGARANLAKCLLYAINGGVDEKTKQQVGPNYQPITSEYLDYDEVIAKYDKMMDWLAHLYVGTLNMIHYMHDKYYYEAAEMALIDTKVERSFATGIAGFSHVVDSLSAIKYAKVKAIRDEDGITTDFQVEGDFPRYGNDDDRADEIATTLLSTFLEKLKHIHTYRDSKPTTSILTITSNVVYGKATGSLPDGRKAGEPLAPGANPSYGAEQNGLLASLNSVAKLDYEDALDGISNTQTINPDALGHSDDERSENLVHVLDGYFDQGAHHLNVNVFGKEKLIDAMEHPEKEEYANFTIRVSGYAVKFIDLTREQQLDVIARTCHDRM
- a CDS encoding 2-isopropylmalate synthase, yielding MMNPSKYQRQYFMPPVKCMKWAEKEYVDNAPIWCSVDLRDGNQALVIPMSLEQKIEFFKLLVKIGFKEIEVGFPAASETEYEFLRTLIEQNLIPQDVTIQVLTQAREHIIRKTFEAVKGAPKAIVHVYNSTSVAQREQVFKKSKEEILKIAVDGAALLKKLADETEGNFQFEYSPESFTGTEPEYALEVCNAVLDVWQPTADNKCIINLPVTVQHSMPHVYASQVEYMCENLKYRENVIVSLHPHNDRGCGVADSEMGLLAGADRIEGTLFGNGERTGNVDIVTLGMNMYSQGVDPKLDFSDMPHICEIYEECTGMKVGERSPYSGALVFAAFSGSHQDAIAKGMHWRDDKDPDHWNVPYLPIDPTDVGRNYDADVIRINSQSGKGGVGYILETKFGLNLPPKMREAMGYATKAVSDHKHKELHPDEIFNLFKQTFENITEPYSINEVHFQQKDGGIVTKVTSTFRGKTITTEASGNGRLDAVSNALKKAYELKYSLETYQEHALERSSSSKAIAYVGIKKPDGTLAWGAGVDADIIRASIDALVTAINNR
- a CDS encoding DUF1015 domain-containing protein; the protein is MAVFQAFKALRPTSEKAAAVAALPYDVVNREEARQIGEKNQLSFLHVDRAEMDLEPDIDLYDEGVYDKARENLQNMEKEGILIQDDTPCYYIYELVRKGRTQSGIVGCSSIDDYINGIVKKHELTREDKEQDRIHHVDSCNANTGPIFLACRYPQSLLALMEQWKAEHPAAYDFTEEDEVAHRVWVIDAPEVTAQICEEFAGIDSLYIADGHHRAASAVKVGLKRREENPGFTGKEEFNFFLSVVFPYDQLCILPYNRVVKDLNGLTVKAFLGALKFNFELMLMPGFPCKPVEKHCMGMYVDGQWYHLKAWQDVYDKKDVVEQLDVSILQDKVLSPVLGIKDPRTDQRISFVGGNHKAAELARMADQTGGVAFVMYPTSMVDLMQIADEGRLMPPKSTWFEPKLRSGLFIHKL
- the dpaL gene encoding diaminopropionate ammonia-lyase, with amino-acid sequence MTEGLKWTINEVPKSDDEHLELMSEENVKKANEFHKSFPQYSVTPLQNLSSLAKYLGVKNIFCKDESYRFGLNAFKVLGGSYAMGRYIAKEVGRDISELPYNVLSSDKLREEFGQATFFTATDGNHGRGVAWAAKRLGQKAVVRMPKGTTKTRFDNIAKEGATVTIEEVNYDDCVRMAAAEAAKTEHGIIVQDTAWDGYEEIPSWIMQGYGTLVLEADQQLKEAGIERPTHVFVQAGVGSLAGAVVGYFAHKYKDNPPVMAVCEASAADCLYRSAVAKTGDLVNVTGDLQTIMAGLACGEGNTIGWDILKNHVDVFASCPDWMSAKATRIYANPLGDDPHVVSGESGSVPLGFCFTALHDEDAKDLKEALKLDENSVVLVISTEGDTDPVRYREIVWDGLYGTNESLSK
- a CDS encoding YgeY family selenium metabolism-linked hydrolase, with translation MDYAKINEAAMGYKDDMTRFLRDLVRIPGESCGEKGHIMRIKEEMEKVGFDKVQIDPMGNILGYMGTGKTLIGFDAHIDTVGIGNIKNWEFDPYEGFESEEEIGGRGTSDQMGGIVSAVYGAKIMKDLGLLNDKYQVLVTGTVQEEDCDGLCWQYIIHEDGVRPEFVVSTEPTDGGIYRGQRGRMEIRVDVKGVSCHGSAPERGDNAIYKMADILRDIRALNENDAADTTEIKGLVKMLDEKYNPEWEEARFLGRGTVTTSEIFFTSPSRCAVADSCSVSLDRRMTAGETWESCLDEIRALPAVKKYGNDVTVSMYEYNRPSYTDLVYPIECYFPTWVIPKDHKVTQALEEAYKGLYGEERLGNAETEAMRKARPLTDKWTFSTNGVTIMGRNNIPCIGFGPGAEAQAHAPNEKTWKIDLVRCAAVYAALPTAYCK